TCAATGGCCGAACAGGACGATGTCCTCCACCTGATCGACGACACCGGTGCCGCGTCGGAGGACGCCAACGCCCGGAAATGGAAGATCGCCGTCATCGACGACGATCCGGCCGTGCATGACGGCACGCGTTTTGCGCTCTCGGATTACAGCTTGAACGGCCAGAGCCTGGAGATCCTGTCGGCCTATTCCGCGGCGGAAGGTCGCAAGCTGATGGTCGAGCACGGCGACATCGCCGCCGTGCTGCTCGACGTCATCATGGAGACCGACGTCGCCGGCCTCGAGCTCGTCGAGTTCATCCGAAACGAGATCAAGAACGAGACCGTGCGTATCATCCTGCGCACCGGCCAGCCCGGCCAGGCGCCCGAGCGGCGCGTGATCGTGCAGTACGACATCAACGACTACAAGGCCAAGACCGAGCTCACCGCCGACAAGCTGTTCACCTCGTTGACCGCGGCGCTGCGCTCCTATCAGCAGCTCGAGCGCATGGTGCAGACGCGGCGCGGCCTGGAGATCATCATCGACGCGGCCTCGACGCTGTACGACTTCAAGTCGATGCAGCGGCTCGCCGAGGGCGTGCTGACCCAGCTCGCCTCGCTGCTCAACGTCGATTGCGCCGGTATCCTGGTCTTGCGCGACAATGGCGGCGGCATCGACCCCGAGCTTTCGGTGCTCGCCGGCAGCGGCTGCTACAGCCGCTTCATCGGCACCACCACGTCGAAAGCGCTCGACCCCGATCTGCGCGAGATGGTGGAAGCCGCCTTCCAGCGCCGCAAGAACGAATTCGCCGACCACCGCAGCGTGATTTATTTGCGCACCGGAAGCGGCCGCGAGGTGGTGGTGCTGCTCCAGGCCGAGCGCGAGCTGTCCGAGACCGACCGCTCGCTGGTCGAGATCTTCTCCAGCCGGCTCTCGATCGCCTTCGACAACGTCATCCTCTATCAGCAGCTCCAGGATGCCAACACGCAGCTGGAAGACCGCGTCGCCCAGCGCACCCGCGCGCTGATGCAGGCCAATCGCCGCCTGTCGGCGCAATGGCTGCGGCTGCAGCGCGCCAACGGCTTCAAGAACGAGATTCTCGGCACCGTCGCGCACGACCTGAAGAACCCGCTCGGCGTCATCCTCGGCCGTACCGAGATGCTGAAAGAGCTGATCTCGACCGGTGCCTCGGAAAACGGCGTCGTCGCCCAGGTCGACCACATCCGCGACGCCACCAAGCGGCTGACCACGATGGTCGATCATCTGATCTCGGACGCGATGGCCGATGCCTTCGACATCACCATCCGTCGCGAGCCGGTCGACGTCGCCGTCCTGGCCAAGGAGGTCGCCGACGCCAATCAGCCGCTCGCCGTCAACAAGCAGCAGACGATCAGCGTCACCGCGCCGCCGAACATCGTCACCATGTGCGACACCGACCGCATCCGCGAGGCGATCGACAACCTCATCAGCAACGCGATCAAGTACTCGCCGATCGGCGGCAAGATCGGCGTCGCCGTGACCCATGAGGGCCGCGACACCGTCGTCCGCGTCAGCGACGAGGGCGCCGGCCTGTCGCCGGAGGATCTCGGCCGCCTGTTCGGCCGGTTCCAGCGGCTCTCCGCAAAGCCGACTGCAGGCGAGAGCTCGACGGGGCTTGGGTTGTCCATCGTCAAGCGTATCATCGACATGCATGGCGGCGAGGTGACTGCCGACAGCGACGGCCCCGGCAAGGGCTCGACCTTCACCATCACCCTGCCCGCGACCGAAGTGCCGTGATTTCAGTACCGAGATCTGAGTGACATGACCCAAAGCCAGCACATCATGA
This genomic stretch from Bradyrhizobium sp. CCGB12 harbors:
- a CDS encoding DUF3369 domain-containing protein, which encodes MAEQDDVLHLIDDTGAASEDANARKWKIAVIDDDPAVHDGTRFALSDYSLNGQSLEILSAYSAAEGRKLMVEHGDIAAVLLDVIMETDVAGLELVEFIRNEIKNETVRIILRTGQPGQAPERRVIVQYDINDYKAKTELTADKLFTSLTAALRSYQQLERMVQTRRGLEIIIDAASTLYDFKSMQRLAEGVLTQLASLLNVDCAGILVLRDNGGGIDPELSVLAGSGCYSRFIGTTTSKALDPDLREMVEAAFQRRKNEFADHRSVIYLRTGSGREVVVLLQAERELSETDRSLVEIFSSRLSIAFDNVILYQQLQDANTQLEDRVAQRTRALMQANRRLSAQWLRLQRANGFKNEILGTVAHDLKNPLGVILGRTEMLKELISTGASENGVVAQVDHIRDATKRLTTMVDHLISDAMADAFDITIRREPVDVAVLAKEVADANQPLAVNKQQTISVTAPPNIVTMCDTDRIREAIDNLISNAIKYSPIGGKIGVAVTHEGRDTVVRVSDEGAGLSPEDLGRLFGRFQRLSAKPTAGESSTGLGLSIVKRIIDMHGGEVTADSDGPGKGSTFTITLPATEVP